atgaaaacaatattttttggaaaaaagaaaacaaacgaaaattaaaaaagaaaacctgtttttttttttattaatttttttttaaaaaaaaaaaaagaaaagaaaagaaaagaaaagtaatttttctttttttaaaaaatataaatgaaaattatgaataaataccattatatatatatatatatatacaaaaaaatttaattaaaaaacaaaaaagcttgTGACTATTGAGCCTTTTGGGGGGAAGTATGGCGCGCGCGGGGCAcgaaaatttcgtgtcccgcgcgctCCTCATCCGaaagtttaattattttttttctaaaattttagtaacgtgtaaattttccacgttactaaatagtaatgtgGTGATGAtttccacgttactaaaattaaattttagtaacgtgcaaattttccacgttactaaatagtaatgtgGTGATGAtttccacgttactaaaattattttagtaactgAAAATCACGTGACTGAAATAAGGTTACTACGCTTTAGTAACGTGCAGAAGggttttgcacgttactaaaatctaaattttatcTAGTCATATGCACGCGGGACACGAAACAATTCCAGCCTTTTTGGGTCTTTTAAAACACCAATTCCAGCCATTTTTTTCTCCCCATGTGTTCCAAGCTTCCTTGCTTTCTCCCACAAGGTactctctcactttctctctctccctctctccctcccttGGTTACGTCTTTTGGCTTCCTTCTCTTGTTTTGTCtggctttgttttgtttgctaattaaataaatatttaatatttatctgtttttttcttttctttgtttggtttatttttttgttttttatttttttcagttatGAAGGTTACATTGTATGAGCAGAATGAGAAACCTTCTTCTGCCCTTGAGTAAGTtcgtttcttatatatatatatatatattttttaagcaaaTGTATTTTTTGATCTGATTTCAAATATATGTGCGTCACTTTGTATTTGGGCATGAACTGGTGATAGAATATTCTTCTTCTATAGTTGTGCGtcactttcttcttctgttttttttttttttttggttgcagGTACATCGGAAGGAGCTGGCCGGCGTCactttctccttttttatttatttatttttttttgtggttttcagGTATACCGGAAGGAGCCAGCAtcactttcttcttcattttttttttttttggttttcagtTACACCGGAAGGAGCTAGCCATCTCTGTTcggtctcttttttcttttcttttctttttttttttaggaaggaCCCAGCCATCTGCGtcgtctttcttcttcttctcttctttttctttttctttttttttcttttttttttaaattttttatatatactttaGTAACGTGTTGTATTAGTGTCAACACGTTACaagttaaattattattattattattattattcttttatattgGAACTTAGTAACgtgcattattttattttatttttttaaaattttttttacatggatttagtaacgtgcaaaagtgttgcacgttactaaaatatttttttaatttttttttttatatatctttAATAACGTGGAACacttttgcatgttactaaaatTAGTAACGTACAACTGTTTTGCACGTTACTAGACTTAGTAACGTTCAACGTaaattatcacgttactatGTTTACTAGCGTctaatttgcacgttactatatatTTACTAACGTACATTTTTTTATGCGTTACTATTTAGTAATGTGATCTCTATTTggacgttactaaaattattttagtaactatGGGATTAGGAACGTGAAAatcacgccactaatttcacgtTACTATAGTTTACTAACGTGTAAAAGGCTTTTGCACGTTAGTAAACCTAGGTtactaaaattgaaaatttttttagtTACGTGTTTGATCTTTGAGGTGAACTTTTTTGTTTctgattttgatcaaaatcccACATCTGCAGTACTCTCTCATCTTTTATTTATCAGCCTCactgaagtttttttttttttttttttaattttttttaattttttttttaatttttttttttttcctttggttgAGATACATCTCTGCCACCTCAAATCCCAAATGGGAACTTGACCTTATTTAGttgaccctttttctttttcatcgcCAACCTAAGAACGTACATCATTatagaatagaaaaatataaaaattaactataATTAAAGTCAACATTTTAAGGACCTACCATCTCATCCAAATCCCCTTGCACATCTAAAAACACTCGGAAACATTCACCGCATTTAGATCGGTTCAAGCTACGTTTACCAGTATACCTACCCAACAAcataagaaatttaaaaaaaaaaaaaaaagaaaagaaaagaaaaagaaaagataaagacTTGTATTGGTTCAGCTAAATTTTCAATTAGTCAAAGACAATATTATCAAAGAGTTCTATCCAAAATTTGTATAAGTTCTTCTCTTGGCCATAAATTTTTGTTAGAGCAATAGAACAAAGAGAGAATGGTTATGGCGTTGAGGTTCTAGGTTAGTGGGTTAGTGGATTTTCCCAATCTCAATCCGTTTCGATGTGATTTTTTAAAACCTCTATTGAAACATTTGTTCAGGTTCtgggtttttggtgttttttccTTGGCTGAATTTGAGATGGGTTTGTCTCActttggttttttctttatttatttttatttttttattaattttttttttttgcaggtgGCGTTTTTGAGTGTAAgctctaatttttttgtttgtttgggtgAAGGAAGAGAGCGATAAaggaggagagggagagagaaaaaaaaaattatgatgtaAACAATGAATAAGCAAATTTCATGCCTCTTCTGttggataaaataaaataaaataaaataaaagaagaaaaaaaaaaaaaaaaaaaaaaggttgaaaatatatagtcaaatttaactaatATATAGAAGATTCGCCTACTCTGTTtgaaaccaaacaaaaataaaataaataaatagcccAACGGATTATATTCACAACACCATCAAACCCCACggcctaccccaccaaaatttcCGCCCAACCGTTCCATTCTGGCTAAAGATGGCAGCCACCCACGCATTGGGGTGACTTTGAAAGCAAGCCCAATTTacttgtgttgtgtgtgttgatTAGTCAAAAGTAATCCAGATGTCCTAGACCGCAGGCTGCCGCTACACTTGTCGTACTGAGAATGAGAGGTATTAAAAAGAAATGGTCAAAAGGAAATAGCTTTCCAAGGAGAACTACTTTATTTGAACAACTAAAGTCTaaagcatcataaaaatatgaAGCTTCGAGGTCAAAGCTTCAAATTCCCCTAGCTTCAACAATGTTTTTgtaagcataattttttttttttttttttgttttaacgtgacttcttttttttttttttggatattcttttcttttgctttgaaGATTAAATTTTTATGTGAATTTCCTGTTTTTAGTTTGTGGGTGTTCTTGTTTTAATTCGGTTTGGTTCAAAGGAGAAGATCTAGAATATCGGTGTTTGCGTTTATGAGAAGTAGTTGGAAGAAGGAAATATGAGTGACTTATATatagggtgtgtttggtaaacatTTTGatagtacttttttttaaaacagaaTCAAAAGTAATTGGCAagatattaagaaaaaaagagttttgaattttttttattttttattttttaagtaaaagtgaaaaaggttgtaaaaagtaattgatgtaaaaaaagaaaaaaaaaagttgttattctttttttctctttctaacttTGTATTTCTCTCATATAGTTTTTGTGTACTTTGGTTGTGCTTTCACTtcttaatgatatttcgattgtttttatttttttaacaaaaataaaaattagttcttAGTGGGTGTCATATCATGCTTTGGGCATGACACTTAACCCAATTCTTTTCTAATTGTGACAATATCATTCACTAGGTGAAGATTAGAGAGGAAACCATAATAGAAACCGTTGTGATCCTTGTCATCAACGAGCTAGTTTAGTTGATCGTTCATGAATCAAAACTGCTAAAGGGTGTCCACCAGAAAGTTGTGGACAATAGAGAAGAACTGGATAGCATCCGGTGTTTCCTCAAAGATGCAGATAAAGGAGACCTCCAAGATGGTTTAATAACGTGAGTGAAACAAGTGCGAAAAGTAGCTTATCATTTGATGCAATACCTTCTTCAAGAATCTTGGCTGTGGAGGGttttaaaaactttcaatttcacccttcgaacttctaatttgatgcaatATCCGCCATCTATTAGGGTTAGGCGTAAAATCAAACGGTAGAATGGGTAAAACGATCTTTTGCCATTTGGAGGTGGCCAAAACACCCCTAAGGGCCTTGGGGTGGTTCGTCCAATCTCATTGGCCCAAAAGGGGTGGCACAAGCCACccctgttttattttttagtttacttttttttttcttgatttttatttttatttttatttaaaaaaaaaattctttgtattttttttaatgaggtaTATGACACTTGTCATTTTTTGATTGGgttgttgttagtttttttgATGTCAAATGGACGGAAGTACTATTTGGATATATGCCCATAAGCAAGGTACCGTATGTGATcgaaaacaaaattgaaatggaaaaaaatgAAGCTGTTAAAACCAAGAGGGCAAAacggtatttaattttaatttttaattcaaaattaagcgtaaatttgaaattttataaaagttttaggTGCATAAAGGTTATTTCACCCATTTTGCCATCTGATTTAATGCCTAACCCAAACGGAGGGGGACATTACATTAAATTAGAAGTTCGATGGgtaaaattgagagtttttaaacggAGTTGGTCGTTTCGAAACGAATAGACTTTCATTGAGTTCAAATTGTATCTTGTCGCAATACACACTTATATAGtaaaaaggtcaaaaaaaaaaatcgaggcCGCTACTGGAAAAAGGCCCAAAAATCATAATCACGTAATTGGGCGAGTAATACTATGAGGAGGACTCTTGTCCTGTTTGTATCTTTTTAAATGTCACGtgactttaaaattataattaaatcaaaatttaataataataaactcaaatttaatgataattttaaaaggcccAAAAGTCAAAAAGTCATAGTCATCCCTATAACATTACTTTGCTTACGCAAACATGTCAAGATCCACGGACCACGCCTAGCCTCCTTTACTCAAACATATCTTTTTGACTCTTTGGTTTATTGTGAGCAACTCGCTTACGCAAACATGTCAAGAGTAATCCCAACGTCCTGACTGCAGCAACAACAGAAACTCAATATATTTGTTATGTCTTTAACTtctgctcaggaaaaaaaaaactgaaactgAAACTGAAGCTAATTTCTCCATCGCTTGGGCTACCACTCAAGTCAAAAACAGCAGCCATCACACCACCTGCAAGCTACCTTCCTCTGCCGACACTTTTGTCAAACTCTTCACCCACAAAATGCATCCATACCCAATGTAATTCAAGGTAAAAGCTTCAAATTCCCCTAGTTTCTGCAATCTTCTTTGTGAgcatagattttattttattattttatttagttggACGTGCCTCTTCTTTTTgggaattcttttcttttgctttaaagATTCGATTTTTATGTGGGTTTTCTGAttttggttttgtgggtgtACTTGTTTACTCCTTAGAATTGGGATGACTGTCAAAAAATACAGACCAAATGTTTATCTTATTCGTTTCACATGCGCATAGACACACAGACATGTTGAATCCTGCCTTCATCAATGTTAAGAGTAAGGGGTGAGATATCCAATTGTACGTGTAGCTAATTAACTTgcatggaaataaaaaaaataaaaataaaaataaaaatgaataaagcaaGGAACTAGTTTCTTGATATTAGGAAATGACTTTTGCAACATAATTGGCAAACATAAAGATTGTAACCTAGTTGTTTTGGTTCTTTAAGGTTGCGAGTAGCGACTATCTATTGGACTCTTATCTCGAACTCCTTTTGTAGCTTTGGATCAAATCCAAATGAATACTTGTCGTACTCAGAGAAATTTCAAAGTTCCAACCCATTCTCTAAAGCATCATACgaatatggaaaaagaaaagtggttGCCTACACTTTTGTCAAACTCTTCACCCACAAAATGCAGCCATACCCAATGTAATTCAAGGTAAAAGCTTCAAATTCCCCTAGTTTCTGCAATCTTCTTTGTGAgcatagattttattttattgttttatttagtTGAACGTGCCTCTTCTTTTtggtattcttttcttttgctttaaagattggatttttatgtggattttctgtttttggttttgtgggtgtTCTTCTTTACTCCTTAGGATGTCTGTCAAAAAACAGAGAACAAATTTTGTGGGCTGTTCGCTGAAACATTGTCATGTAGTTTTTCTGTTGGGTTATCGGCATTTGTAGTTTACTGAAATTAAAACAGCATCGTGCATTTGGGAGTTCCTTTCAATTACAGTACTATATGGTAACAAGATGTCCAAAATAGTTTATAGGGGTTTGATGGACATGTATGAAATGTTGGGAAACATAGAACTTATCTTTAATTGTAAACAAATGAACATTATTCATTTGTCTGTATCTGTAAAGTCTAACCGATTGCAGAAGATAAATGAGATCAAGATAGAATAAGAAGATGGAGAAATGTTGTTTCTAAAATAGATTTCTGCTTGATACATTTACGTTTACAAGAAAACCATATATAGACTTGTGAGGAAAGACACATCCCGTGAATCAAGTGTAGATAGGATTCGGTACACGTGTGGATCTGTCTTTCCTTAATAGTATTTAGCATAAGAAATTGAGGTACTCATGATCAAGCATTCAGAGTGGTCATTATTGGCGTGTGTACTTTTATTAAGGGTGGTGAAGGATAGGGATGAATTCCACAGCTAATGGGAAGTTTGGAAgaatttggagaaaattccAGCGGTGTCGTGTCTTAGTTTAAGGGATGTCAAGTAAAGTTTGGTTGTAGAAATGAGGTTTAGGCTTTATGAATTAGGGCATAATTGACGTTGTTGTGGCATATTGATGTCTTTGTGGTATATTTGATGTATTCATGGCATAACAATGATTACTCTATCATGTGACATTGGATAAGTTCATAGTCAAAATATTCTTTCGTGGGGAATTTGATTGGATCATAGTGTTCTGGAATTTGATATGTTATTTAGCTTAATCTTGCAATTCCTCTTGCGCTATTATCTATGTTGCTTACAAGGCATTAggtaattcttttatttttcatttttttaaaaaaataaaaaatgaaatcagaatTAGCTAAAGGTCCCTCGAATTGAGATTGATACTCAGTTAGCTGACTGTTGGAGTTTGTTTACAATTAGAGGTTTCAATAAATATGTCGTTGTATTAGTTATTTGTAGTgctggaagaagagacttcGAATTTTTAGTTTCTTAATATATTGGACCCAGATTATGATGCTGGAAGAATATATCTTAGAgacaaattgtattttttatttattgtttttagcaGTTATGAAgtactttaaccaaaaaaaaaatgtatttttttaataagttttgtTGGAATATTTATATATCTCTAATTGATGTTTTTAAAGTAATTTGGCAGTATAAATAATTGGTTCTTGGATAAAATAGAATTGTAAGAAAATGTTACAATTAAGTTTAATATTAGTTCTTAGTATAAATAACATTTgttcttcaaaattttttaaCCTTTGAACAACTGTGTTTGCCTTTCCTAATTTGCTTAGTTTTCAAGATTTTTCGTTCTCGTTTCTCCTTCTAGTTAAGTGATTCTCCTGTATAATTTCTGTGTCTGAGTTGCGCtttcgctttttaatgatattaagattacttagaaaaaatatatatatatataagttcttAGTAGGTGACATGTTCTCCTTTGGGCTTGGGCCATGACAATTAACCCAAATTCTTTTCTAAATGTGACAATATCATTAACTAGGTGAAGATCAAACAGGAAACCATGACAGAAACCGTTGTGACCCTTGTCATCAACGAGCTAGTTCAGTTGATCGTTCATGAATCAAAATTGCTACGGGGTGTCCACAAGCAAGTTGAGGACATTCGAGATGAACTAGAGAGCATCCAATGTTTTCTCAAAGATACAGATAAAGGAGGAGACCTCCAAGATGGTGTCAAAACGTGGGTGAAACAAGTGAGAGAAGTAGCATATCATATAGAAGACGTAATAGATGAATACGTTCTTCACATGGCACAACGTCTTCATCAGCAAAGTTTTCTTGCTTTTCTCCATAAAATTGGtcgtttattgaaaaaaataaaaccacatCATGACATAGCTACCAAGATTCAAGATATCAAACTATTAGTCCGTGAAATCAAGGAACGAAGAGAAAGATATGGTTTTAGTTCCTCAGATCAAGGATCAAGTAGTAGAGCAACAAATGTTACATGGCATGACCCTCGAGTGGGTTCACTTTTCATTGAGGAAGATGAAGTTGTGGGTATTGAGCCTACGAGGGATGAACTCGTAAGTTGGTTGGTGGGGGAAGTATCTAAACGCTCTGTCATTTCAGTGGTAGGCATGGGCGGAATTGGTAAGACAACTCTTACAAAGAAAGTATATGAAAATGAATCAGTCAAGGGACATTTTGATTGCCGGGTTTGGGTCACTGTGTCTCAGTCATACAACGTGTCAAAGATACTCATGTCCATGACAAAGCAAATCTACCAGGCAAAAGTAACTACTCCGGGGAAAATAGACATGACAGATGAGATCACACAAATTAGCCAGCTGAGGAAATGTTTACAGCAAAAGAGGTATATTGTGGTTTTTGATGATGTCTGGAAGATAGAGTTTTGGGAAATTGTGAAACATGCTTTACCATGCAATGACAGAGGCAGTAGGATTATCATCACAACACGCAATGATCTCATTGGTGTTTCTTGTAAAGAATCTTTATATGATCAAGTGCACAAGCTACAACCTCTATCTCAAGACAAGGCTTGGGAATTGTTTTGCAAAAAGGCATTCCAGACTGAGTTTCAAGGGGGTTGTCCAAGAGAGCTGGTGACACTGTCGATGGACATTGTCAGAAAATGTGAAGGCCTCCCACTTGCAATAGTTGCCATAGGTGGTCTTCTGTCAACAAAGGAGAAGGTGCCGTTAGAATGGAAAAAGTTGAACGATAGCCTCAATTTTGAGCTAGAATGTAATCCCCACCTTACAAGTATCActaacattctctctctcagttATCATGATCTTCCGTGCTATCTAAAGTCATGCTACTTGTACTTCAGCATTTTTCCGGAGGACTACTCAATCGATTGTTTTAGATTAATTTGGCTATGGGTAGCTGAGGGCTTTATAGAAGGGAAGAAGGGAAAACCATTGGAAGACGTAGCGAAAGAATACTTAATGGAGCTCATCCATAGAAACTTGGTTCAAGTTTCATTTGGGGAACTTGATTATGATATATACAGAAAGTGTAGAATCCATGATCTGCTGCATGAAATCATCCTATCAAAGGCTGAAGAGTTGAATTTATGTCAAGTTTTTGAAGCAAGTAACACAACTTTCCGTGGGAAAAGTCGGTGCCTTTCAATCCACGATGCTAGAGAAAATGTTTTTGAGACAAGTGAGTACTCTCGGGTTCgttctatttttctcttcaacACTAACAAAATTCCTAGGTCTTTCATAGTTAAATTGTTCAAAAAGTTCAAGCTTTTGAAAGTGTTGGATTTTGAAGATGCTCCTATAGATTATCTTCCTCAAGAAGTGGGGAATTTATTCCACTTGAAGAACTTAAGTTTGAGGAGAACAAAAGTGAAAATGCTTCCAAAGTCAGTAGGTAGACTACAGAACCTACAAACACTAAATGTCGTGGAAACCGCAATTCGTGAACTACCAATTGAGATATTAAGGATTTATAAGCTGAGACATCTTTTGGCTCATTCTCATGACttcgaaattaaaaaatatagctTTCATTCTGAGCGAGGAGTAAAAATACATGAAGGGTTTGGATGTTTAAACAATTTGCAAACACTAGTAATTATTGAGGCAAATCATCATGGGGATGGTCTATTTGAAGAGCTTGGAAAGTTAAGTCAATTGAGGATTTTGGGTATTTCAAAGATGACTGCAGAACGTGGGAGGGCTCTATGTACCTCCATACAAAATATGGTCCACCTTAAATCTTTGTTTGTATTCTCAATTAGTGAAGATGAGATTATAGACTTACAATCAATTTCATCATCACCTCCATTTCTAGAGCATATCCATCTATGGGGGCGATTGAAGAAGTTGCCCAACTGGATTCTGAAGCTTCAGAATCTGGGCACACTagtcttatttttttcatcattgAAGGAAGATCCATTGTCGTGTGTCCAGGTTTTGCCAAATCTAGTTACCCTTTCTCTCATTCATGCTTATGATGGGGAGCATCTGCATTTTGAGGAAGGTGGTTTTCGAAAACTCAAGAAGCTTATACTTAGAGagttgaaaaaattgaagatggTAGAAATAGACAGGGGATCACTGCCCAGTCTTGAGCAACTAGAGATTGGGCCATGCCCACAGATGAAGGAGCTACCCTCTGGAATCCAGGACCTGGAAAGCCTAAAGATTCTTGACTTCTATGAAATGCAACGAGAATTTGTCCTACGCATGCAGCCTGATACAGGCGAAGATTATTGGAAAGTCAAGAAGGTAACTATTATCCGTCTCAAGTATAGGATTAAAGgagaacaatatcaaatataCAAGTTGGGTGACTTGGACTTGTTGGAGCGTCTACAAGAGTGAGTCTTGGAGGATCAAACTGCCATGTAGTTCAGTGATAGACAAGGCATGTGCCTCTAAGCCACAAGACTTccatgaatttttaatttttctttttctagttttgtCATATGTAATGCTAAAATTCTTCACATTATGTGGCCGACTAAGCAAGACTTGCATTGGCCGGTGAGTTCCAACCTAGGCTAAAGTTTGAAATGTTACCACAACCTTTTACACTTTAAATTATGTTCCTTGTTTTTTTGTACTtctatttaattgatattttgatGTTTCATCACTAAAAATAGTTTGATACTAATCTATGTTACAACAAGAATCTAGTAGTTGTAATTAGACTTGGGACAACACTAAGGATGTTTTACAATTAAAAGCTTAATTCTTCCAGGGTTTTATTCTCATATGTAATAGTTTTGACAACTTTGAAACTAAGGTGTTCTAATGCATAGTTTATTCGCCATCAGAAATTGTGACTTGTATGCCACAGTATGACATTGGAGTATTTTCATAAAAGAGTAATATTTCTGATAGATTTCCCCACAAATTGGAAATATTCCAGACTTCCAAACTCGCACATTCCACTatctaattaaattatattaaagcAAAATTACCTTAAAGAAAGGGTCATGTCGTTTGGCTAAGCATTTTAAGTCTACAGTGTTTAATCAGGCTGAGGAGCATGAATTGCATTCTAATTTACAATAGTTTTCATTGTCTTTTGCAGTTTTTCTTCTTGGCACTTTGATTTTACATCAAATCTTTCAATTCATGGCTTAAGCAACATATAACTGATGGCTTAAGCTAGTGACCTAGTATCACATTAGTGATAATATCAAGATGTTAATGTGTGTTGTCACTATGGACtagaaatgacaattttttttatatatatatatatatgagatataaTACATTATCATCACAAGACATAATTTTTGACAACCTTTATCCATGAGGCAACTTTTActtatacatttttttactttttagaaaaaaaaaaaaaaaaaaaaaaaaaaaaaaaaaaaaaaaaaaaacttaaagctAGCTAAGAAACCACCTTGTCACCTGGGCAAGATGGTTAAAAGTTATGTCTTGAGGTGGAAAAAGACCATATATcttatctctatatatatatactcttcaATTTGCAATTGGTTATTTATCAAATGGAGTGTAACAATGTTTCTAAAtagaaaatatcaaaactagTCATCAATTGGCAACCAATTTATGGTCACAAAGATAAGGAAgatgtatctatatatatttgtggtcggaaaatAACAAATGTTAAATATACATGATTAAGTGTAAAGAAATTAGCTCCAAGTTGGATAGATGTAAAATGTATGAATGGTTAAGATAACATGATTGATGgattaagtaattttttaataaattatattatgatCTCATTAAAACACTTTATCATTATCTTGGCTACTAGAAGGAAAAATTACTCTACTTTGGGAGTTGGGATCCATTGCCTCAGCAATAAGGAGTGTTCGATTACATCTCTTGGTATGCTTGGGAGTTGGGATCCATTTGGATTTACATTTACAGTTTCaaaatatttgatttaaaaatagcaatttaaaaatatgtgatttgaaaacttaatttttaaaaacgcagttaagcgtttagcaaaatcgcagtttcGCTTTGAAAATTATATGCTTTTAAAAACGAACCATGTTGCTattgaaaagataaatttttatatgattttgAACCGGAATCTTTTAAAAACGCACCCCTAaacaatttcataattttattcaCAATCGTACTTTTGACTTATGAAAATGCATAGCCAAACGTACTCGTGATCTTTGAGGTgggcatttttgtttttggttttaatcAAAATCCCACATCTGCACTCTCATCTTTTATACATTAGCCTCTCCTagatttttacctttttttcttttttccaaaaaaaaaaataataataaaattatttccttttgttGAGAGTCAATTGGACGCACATCTCTGCCACCTCAAATCTCAAATGGGAACTTGACCTTATTTTagttgacctttttttttctttttcagctcATAATAAGATCattacaaaatagaaaaaataaaaagtaactaTGGCTTCATGCATGAACTTCCCTTTCAAATATAAAGTAAACATTTTAAGGACCCTACCATCTCATCCACCCCCCCTTGCACATCTAAAAACACTTGGAAACAGAGAATTTTACTGGTTTACTGGTTCAAACTACGTTTAGTGGTTCAGAAAAAACAGAGGGACTTTTACTGGTTCAGCTGAATTTTCAATTAGTCAAGACAATGCTATCAATTCGTTCATGTCATTTCTAGAATTTTTTACTACACATCAAGTTAAGATATGATTTGGAAACATGAATGGTTTTTTAGGTGGCAGGGAGGAAGACTGGGAGGCaagagaaaaatggttagaAGGGAGTGCCCTTCCAGGGAACTACTTACATGAATAATCTCCAGTCTTTCAAGAACCATAAATAT
This DNA window, taken from Alnus glutinosa chromosome 5, dhAlnGlut1.1, whole genome shotgun sequence, encodes the following:
- the LOC133867800 gene encoding disease resistance protein RPM1-like, which produces MTETVVTLVINELVQLIVHESKLLRGVHKQVEDIRDELESIQCFLKDTDKGGDLQDGVKTWVKQVREVAYHIEDVIDEYVLHMAQRLHQQSFLAFLHKIGRLLKKIKPHHDIATKIQDIKLLVREIKERRERYGFSSSDQGSSSRATNVTWHDPRVGSLFIEEDEVVGIEPTRDELVSWLVGEVSKRSVISVVGMGGIGKTTLTKKVYENESVKGHFDCRVWVTVSQSYNVSKILMSMTKQIYQAKVTTPGKIDMTDEITQISQLRKCLQQKRYIVVFDDVWKIEFWEIVKHALPCNDRGSRIIITTRNDLIGVSCKESLYDQVHKLQPLSQDKAWELFCKKAFQTEFQGGCPRELVTLSMDIVRKCEGLPLAIVAIGGLLSTKEKVPLEWKKLNDSLNFELECNPHLTSITNILSLSYHDLPCYLKSCYLYFSIFPEDYSIDCFRLIWLWVAEGFIEGKKGKPLEDVAKEYLMELIHRNLVQVSFGELDYDIYRKCRIHDLLHEIILSKAEELNLCQVFEASNTTFRGKSRCLSIHDARENVFETSEYSRVRSIFLFNTNKIPRSFIVKLFKKFKLLKVLDFEDAPIDYLPQEVGNLFHLKNLSLRRTKVKMLPKSVGRLQNLQTLNVVETAIRELPIEILRIYKLRHLLAHSHDFEIKKYSFHSERGVKIHEGFGCLNNLQTLVIIEANHHGDGLFEELGKLSQLRILGISKMTAERGRALCTSIQNMVHLKSLFVFSISEDEIIDLQSISSSPPFLEHIHLWGRLKKLPNWILKLQNLGTLVLFFSSLKEDPLSCVQVLPNLVTLSLIHAYDGEHLHFEEGGFRKLKKLILRELKKLKMVEIDRGSLPSLEQLEIGPCPQMKELPSGIQDLESLKILDFYEMQREFVLRMQPDTGEDYWKVKKVTIIRLKYRIKGEQYQIYKLGDLDLLERLQE